In one Flammeovirga yaeyamensis genomic region, the following are encoded:
- a CDS encoding Ig-like domain-containing protein produces MNYFTKLSRRVFTLLLLLTCGVITQAQDVNVDVNVNFKHSVNGASEFNREDYMTIHGTAFETDWDGEEDKLDYLLNDLDTYFGRDNGSATWKFSATEEDPNRPNRPSIDHMKSLGGWLKGEYEKDFNTHQYEKRSKEMILGTNPHPTYPTLSWNGDGNTWTGWQPYDVDVSAEWVVNYLDYFFRKADGEPGEPLPYYWEVINEPDMPMMTGHMTCTSQEKIWEYHNLVALGIRERFGANNPNRPKVGGMTWGLHDFHLRDGISRYDENYLDQWLEGDGYDIYHNMMDSEANNYRDEPWYQWDIMWQGFIDACGENMDFYSIHIYDWPGWAINGNDLPSATRAGGHTEAMLDILEWYDLYKTGTRKEMIVSEFGAVNGTYNQNNRPGAFDQKRIDWECLKPFNSMFMQFLERPDYITKSMPFTPVKAVWGDVPDQNLRYPYAMMHPDANGNWEWSEYIKFFELWSNVKGTRVETKASNPDVQVNAYANGNTLYVILNNLENNEKNINLSMYEEFGNPIQKVMIKNLYLDMNKGTSGQPALDEIELNTAPGSVKLLNDATMILEYTFANPVNLSETLEERKFMGEKIGSGTHPFGSELIHMTGTTMSTQVNNVVVPSENYEATLRIAGAFFKAHMGSIEIKLNGTVIPHDGNWRGTDNDLRNQWLGVLEVEIPAGLLQANNTIECKSNAPSDWATAQIQVFDFSKAPGRSAESTVALTGLSVDGSSELMQGKSESLVASFVPEDATNKALTWSSSNASVATVDEFGVVTAVASSGTATITATAADGGITATHSITAIAFANTPVASITFEEGATLDVDFYVTTPLNVTILPEDATDQEIVWTSSNPEVVSVDPNTGKIQGLVIGGTATITATVDGQSASIDVNVGIVGDEVIYCDALPQEVTGNTTYNFDVFVNLLGTREVKVEILDGSTVLGSGSTEAEVLGKEQLMVEVTLAEVPAIGEYTIKVTALEGASVITECSSTISILDRIRPESISILDWLREVAVGETVPVTAEVMPADAYDKSVNWTSSNEAVARVDANGVVTGVSVGSSVIRGTLNDGGLFEEVTIEVKSAVVVEPTAIIIPEEITIFPNGSFQVEPIFVPEWTTEKSLQWSFDDNIASVDPNGKITATANQGTLNLTVTSASSPQISAMSAVTVGTTLRIEAETFTAMGGAVGDIGIYDNAGASKGKAINNVQQGDFVEYEVYIPQGGDYEITFAAGTEVEDGVVEMFVNAASVGSKKVPTGAWDNFVPVKLDQAVTLPQGVVKIGLMGNGTSPWQWNLDYFDMAFTGEIPDCSGTITGVEIVAAESEVMEGRTIQLSDNQLPATACKEVASWSSSNSSVATVDSNGKVTGVSLGTATITVQTGSQTATIEITVIERVPIYVTGVTLTTTAIALDIHQMKGLEANVAPANADNLNVTWSSDNEGVATVDANGVVTGVAEGTATITVTTVDQSKTATATVTVSGNEYVPATEIVIEAETMENTGGEVDDSVWGGPGNGFGVNNDVGINWGNNGDWAEYTVEGNGEYEITYYISTPNDAGIAIEFVLDGNSVGEDAVPVTGGWENYQPLKSAHTVTLSGTHTVRLVASGTDPWQWNLDKFVLTPIENTTPEVIDVTGVSLNSNSADLTVGETLQLSADVAPANASDKTVSWMTDNANVATVNANGLVSAVGSGVATITVTTNDGSFTATAQINVADDVSCVAPTAITIDTKPTKVDKGNCVQLTATVGPENHCTVGVVWKTSDASIATVDTYGNLCGVAEGTVTITAETAEGGLSDSFEVMVNVPATGITIENGNVTLKVGETLQLSAVTTPVDASVLNLVWTSSDENVITIDAEGELTAIAEGVATVTVTSEVGNLTASVEVTVEAENSEEPTSIDDVTVAPTVYPMPASDVVYIKGLANGNYSITLYTLEGKQMLSSSEAVNGVYELGVSGVPSGVYFLNIKGNSVDHKIKIVVK; encoded by the coding sequence ATGAACTATTTTACTAAGCTAAGCAGAAGGGTTTTTACACTTTTACTGCTTCTGACTTGTGGAGTAATAACTCAAGCACAAGACGTTAACGTGGATGTTAACGTGAACTTTAAACACTCAGTGAATGGCGCTTCCGAATTTAACAGAGAAGATTATATGACCATACACGGCACTGCTTTTGAAACAGATTGGGATGGAGAGGAAGATAAGTTAGACTATTTATTAAACGACCTTGATACTTATTTTGGTCGTGATAATGGATCGGCTACTTGGAAATTCTCTGCCACAGAAGAAGACCCAAATCGACCTAATAGGCCTTCAATTGATCATATGAAATCATTGGGTGGTTGGTTAAAAGGTGAGTATGAAAAAGACTTTAATACTCACCAGTACGAAAAGAGATCAAAAGAAATGATCTTAGGTACCAACCCTCACCCTACCTATCCAACTTTAAGCTGGAATGGAGATGGTAATACTTGGACAGGTTGGCAACCGTATGATGTAGATGTTTCTGCTGAGTGGGTGGTGAATTACCTTGATTACTTCTTCCGTAAAGCAGACGGCGAGCCAGGTGAACCACTTCCTTACTACTGGGAAGTGATTAACGAGCCGGACATGCCAATGATGACAGGTCACATGACTTGTACTTCTCAAGAAAAAATTTGGGAATACCATAACTTAGTTGCTTTAGGTATTAGAGAGCGTTTTGGAGCGAATAATCCAAACCGTCCTAAAGTAGGTGGTATGACTTGGGGTCTTCATGACTTTCACTTAAGAGATGGTATTTCTCGTTATGATGAAAACTATCTTGATCAATGGTTAGAAGGAGACGGTTACGATATCTATCATAACATGATGGATTCTGAAGCGAATAATTATAGAGATGAGCCATGGTACCAATGGGATATCATGTGGCAAGGATTTATCGATGCTTGTGGTGAAAACATGGACTTTTATTCCATCCATATTTACGATTGGCCAGGTTGGGCAATTAATGGAAACGACCTTCCTTCTGCAACAAGAGCAGGTGGTCATACTGAGGCTATGTTAGATATTTTGGAATGGTACGACCTTTACAAAACAGGTACTAGAAAAGAGATGATCGTTTCAGAATTTGGTGCTGTAAATGGTACTTATAACCAAAACAACAGACCAGGTGCTTTCGATCAAAAAAGAATCGACTGGGAATGTTTAAAGCCATTCAACTCTATGTTTATGCAGTTCTTGGAGCGCCCAGATTACATTACGAAATCAATGCCTTTTACACCAGTAAAAGCAGTTTGGGGTGATGTTCCAGATCAAAATTTACGTTACCCATATGCTATGATGCACCCTGATGCGAATGGTAATTGGGAATGGTCTGAGTATATCAAATTCTTCGAATTATGGTCGAACGTTAAAGGAACAAGAGTGGAGACAAAAGCTTCGAATCCAGACGTTCAAGTAAATGCTTATGCTAACGGTAATACACTGTATGTGATCTTAAATAACCTTGAGAATAATGAGAAAAACATCAACCTTTCTATGTATGAAGAGTTTGGTAACCCTATCCAAAAAGTAATGATCAAGAACTTATATCTTGATATGAACAAAGGTACTTCAGGTCAGCCAGCATTAGATGAAATTGAATTGAATACAGCTCCAGGTTCAGTAAAATTATTGAACGATGCGACGATGATTCTGGAATATACTTTTGCTAATCCTGTCAATTTGAGCGAAACTCTTGAAGAGCGTAAATTCATGGGCGAAAAAATTGGTTCAGGTACTCATCCATTTGGATCGGAGTTAATTCACATGACAGGTACAACTATGTCTACGCAAGTAAACAATGTAGTTGTACCGTCTGAAAACTATGAAGCTACACTAAGAATTGCAGGTGCTTTCTTTAAAGCACACATGGGGTCTATCGAGATCAAGTTAAATGGAACTGTAATTCCTCATGATGGTAACTGGAGAGGTACTGATAATGACCTAAGAAATCAATGGTTAGGGGTATTAGAAGTAGAAATTCCTGCAGGATTACTTCAAGCAAACAATACTATTGAGTGTAAATCAAATGCTCCTTCGGATTGGGCAACTGCTCAAATTCAAGTATTCGATTTCTCTAAAGCACCGGGTCGTAGTGCAGAAAGCACTGTTGCTCTTACAGGTTTATCAGTAGATGGTTCTTCTGAATTAATGCAAGGTAAATCGGAATCTTTAGTGGCTTCTTTTGTTCCAGAAGACGCAACAAATAAAGCTTTAACATGGTCATCAAGCAATGCTTCTGTAGCTACAGTAGACGAATTTGGTGTAGTTACTGCGGTAGCATCATCTGGTACTGCAACAATTACAGCAACTGCTGCAGATGGAGGAATTACAGCAACTCATTCAATCACAGCAATTGCATTTGCAAACACTCCTGTTGCTTCAATAACGTTTGAAGAAGGGGCAACTTTAGATGTTGATTTCTATGTAACTACCCCTCTAAATGTAACTATCTTACCAGAAGATGCTACAGACCAAGAAATTGTTTGGACAAGTTCTAATCCTGAGGTTGTTTCAGTAGATCCGAACACAGGAAAGATTCAAGGTTTAGTGATTGGAGGTACTGCAACAATTACTGCAACAGTTGATGGTCAATCGGCTTCAATTGATGTAAACGTTGGTATTGTAGGTGATGAGGTGATCTACTGTGATGCTTTACCGCAAGAGGTGACAGGTAACACTACTTACAATTTTGATGTATTCGTCAATTTATTAGGTACAAGAGAGGTAAAAGTTGAAATCTTAGATGGATCAACTGTATTGGGTAGCGGTTCAACTGAAGCAGAAGTATTAGGTAAAGAGCAATTGATGGTGGAAGTGACATTAGCTGAAGTTCCAGCTATTGGTGAATATACTATTAAAGTAACTGCTTTAGAAGGTGCGTCTGTAATTACAGAATGTTCTTCTACAATCTCAATTCTAGATAGAATCCGACCGGAAAGTATCAGCATCTTAGATTGGTTGAGAGAAGTAGCTGTAGGAGAAACAGTTCCAGTAACGGCAGAAGTAATGCCTGCAGACGCATATGATAAATCTGTAAACTGGACATCTTCAAACGAAGCAGTAGCTAGAGTAGATGCAAATGGTGTGGTAACGGGTGTATCAGTGGGTTCTTCTGTAATTAGAGGTACTCTAAACGATGGCGGTTTATTCGAAGAGGTAACTATTGAAGTGAAAAGTGCTGTCGTTGTTGAGCCAACAGCGATCATCATTCCTGAAGAGATTACGATCTTCCCGAACGGATCATTCCAAGTAGAGCCTATCTTCGTGCCAGAATGGACAACAGAGAAATCATTACAATGGTCATTTGATGATAATATTGCATCGGTAGATCCAAATGGTAAGATTACAGCCACTGCCAATCAAGGTACCTTGAACTTAACAGTTACTTCGGCTTCTAGCCCTCAAATCTCAGCAATGAGTGCGGTAACCGTTGGTACTACTTTAAGAATTGAAGCAGAAACTTTTACTGCTATGGGTGGTGCTGTTGGCGATATCGGAATTTACGATAACGCAGGTGCTTCAAAAGGAAAAGCAATCAATAACGTTCAGCAAGGTGATTTTGTTGAATACGAAGTATATATTCCTCAAGGAGGTGATTATGAAATCACGTTTGCAGCTGGTACTGAAGTAGAAGATGGCGTTGTAGAAATGTTCGTTAATGCAGCAAGCGTAGGTAGCAAAAAAGTACCTACAGGTGCATGGGATAATTTTGTTCCTGTAAAGTTAGATCAAGCGGTTACTTTACCTCAAGGTGTAGTAAAAATTGGTTTAATGGGTAACGGTACATCTCCTTGGCAATGGAACTTGGATTACTTCGACATGGCATTTACTGGTGAGATTCCTGATTGTAGTGGAACAATTACAGGTGTTGAAATTGTTGCTGCCGAATCGGAAGTAATGGAAGGTAGAACCATACAGCTATCTGATAATCAATTGCCAGCAACTGCTTGTAAGGAAGTGGCATCGTGGTCATCAAGTAATTCTAGTGTAGCAACTGTAGATTCTAATGGTAAAGTAACAGGTGTAAGTCTTGGTACGGCAACGATTACTGTTCAAACAGGATCTCAAACAGCGACTATCGAAATTACAGTGATCGAAAGAGTGCCAATCTATGTAACAGGGGTTACTTTAACAACAACTGCTATTGCATTGGATATTCATCAGATGAAAGGATTGGAAGCGAATGTGGCTCCAGCAAATGCAGATAACTTAAATGTTACTTGGTCGTCTGATAATGAGGGTGTGGCTACTGTAGATGCAAACGGTGTAGTTACAGGTGTGGCTGAAGGTACTGCAACAATTACTGTTACTACCGTAGATCAAAGTAAGACAGCAACTGCTACAGTTACGGTATCAGGAAATGAATATGTGCCTGCTACTGAAATTGTCATCGAAGCAGAAACTATGGAAAATACAGGTGGAGAAGTTGATGATAGTGTATGGGGTGGACCTGGAAATGGTTTCGGAGTTAATAATGATGTTGGCATCAATTGGGGTAATAACGGAGACTGGGCAGAATATACTGTAGAAGGTAATGGTGAGTATGAAATCACGTATTACATCTCCACTCCAAACGATGCAGGAATTGCTATAGAATTTGTTCTTGATGGTAATTCTGTAGGTGAAGACGCTGTGCCAGTTACTGGCGGATGGGAAAATTACCAACCGTTAAAATCTGCTCATACTGTGACTTTATCAGGTACGCATACAGTAAGATTAGTAGCTTCAGGTACTGATCCTTGGCAATGGAACTTGGATAAGTTTGTACTTACTCCAATTGAAAACACTACTCCTGAAGTAATCGATGTAACAGGCGTATCGTTAAACTCGAATTCTGCAGATTTAACTGTGGGTGAAACATTACAACTATCTGCTGATGTTGCTCCAGCAAATGCATCAGATAAGACAGTGTCTTGGATGACGGATAACGCAAATGTTGCTACAGTAAATGCTAACGGTTTGGTGTCTGCTGTAGGAAGCGGTGTGGCTACAATTACGGTAACGACGAATGATGGATCGTTTACAGCAACTGCTCAAATCAATGTAGCTGATGATGTTTCTTGTGTAGCACCAACAGCAATCACAATTGATACAAAACCAACGAAGGTGGATAAAGGAAACTGTGTGCAGTTAACGGCAACAGTTGGTCCTGAGAATCATTGTACAGTTGGTGTGGTTTGGAAAACTTCAGACGCATCTATTGCAACAGTAGATACTTACGGTAACCTTTGTGGTGTAGCAGAAGGTACTGTAACAATTACTGCAGAAACTGCTGAAGGAGGATTATCAGATAGCTTCGAGGTAATGGTGAATGTTCCAGCAACAGGTATTACTATCGAAAATGGTAACGTGACCTTAAAAGTGGGTGAAACGCTTCAATTATCAGCAGTAACAACTCCTGTTGACGCTTCAGTTCTAAACTTAGTTTGGACTTCATCAGACGAAAATGTAATTACTATCGATGCTGAAGGTGAATTAACTGCAATAGCAGAAGGTGTAGCAACAGTTACTGTAACCTCTGAAGTAGGTAACTTAACAGCTTCTGTAGAAGTAACTGTTGAAGC